One window of Candidatus Regiella endosymbiont of Tuberolachnus salignus genomic DNA carries:
- the fre gene encoding NAD(P)H-flavin reductase, with translation MTTLSCKVASVETITDTVYRVKLVPSVPFSFRAGQYLMVIMSERDKRPFSIASTPTQRQYIELHIGASELNLYAMAVMDAIVKNRRLDIDIPHGEAWFRENSQRPLLLIAGGTGFSYTRSILLAALAEQPHREVSLYWGGREAKHLYDLDELKALIVKYPQLRIVPVVEQPADNWDGKTGTVLSAVLQDYQSLAKQDIYIAGRFEMAKIARELFCSERAAQKSHIYSDAFAFI, from the coding sequence ATGACAACATTGAGCTGTAAAGTCGCCTCTGTGGAGACCATTACTGATACTGTATATCGAGTGAAATTGGTTCCCTCTGTGCCATTTTCCTTTCGAGCCGGTCAATATCTCATGGTGATAATGAGTGAACGTGATAAACGCCCATTTTCGATAGCATCAACACCAACACAAAGGCAATACATTGAACTCCATATTGGGGCGTCAGAGCTAAATTTATACGCAATGGCGGTGATGGACGCTATCGTAAAAAATAGAAGATTGGATATTGACATCCCGCATGGAGAAGCTTGGTTTCGTGAAAATAGCCAGCGTCCGCTATTATTAATCGCAGGAGGTACTGGTTTCTCATATACACGTTCTATTTTACTGGCGGCATTGGCGGAACAACCCCATCGAGAAGTGTCACTTTACTGGGGTGGACGTGAAGCCAAACATTTGTACGATTTAGATGAACTAAAAGCGCTCATAGTTAAATACCCACAATTGCGCATAGTCCCTGTCGTCGAACAACCGGCTGATAACTGGGATGGTAAAACGGGTACCGTGTTGAGTGCTGTGTTACAAGACTATCAATCCTTAGCTAAACAAGATATTTACATCGCCGGGCGTTTTGAAATGGCTAAAATCGCGCGCGAACTATTCTGTAGTGAGCGCGCTGCACAAAAATCCCATATTTATAGTGATGCTTTTGCCTTTATTTAA
- the speE gene encoding polyamine aminopropyltransferase: MSQKERWHETLHSDFGQYFSVEKVLFNKKTEHQELVIFQNTEFGRVMALDGVVQTTERDEFIYHEMMAHVPLFAHGNAKKKVLIIGGGDGAMLREVCRHTTVEQIVMVEIDRGVVEFCKEFLPKHNREGKVYQDPRLKLVIDDGAHFVEHTKEKFDIIISDCTDPIGPGENLFKSEFYQSCANCLNPGGILVAQNGVCFLQQQEVIESNKKLKKHFRDVSFYQAAIPSYYGGIMTFAWATNNPDLRQLDLTVLKDRFKEAQFSCRYYNPTIHLNSFALPQYLLEALVL; this comes from the coding sequence ATGTCACAAAAAGAGCGCTGGCATGAAACCCTGCATAGTGATTTTGGTCAATATTTTTCAGTTGAAAAGGTATTGTTCAATAAAAAAACAGAACATCAGGAGCTGGTGATTTTCCAAAATACGGAATTTGGTAGAGTGATGGCACTCGATGGTGTAGTACAAACCACTGAACGTGACGAATTTATTTACCATGAGATGATGGCTCATGTTCCATTATTCGCCCATGGAAACGCCAAAAAAAAAGTGCTGATTATCGGCGGCGGTGATGGTGCTATGTTACGTGAAGTTTGCCGTCATACCACTGTAGAACAAATCGTTATGGTAGAAATAGATCGCGGTGTAGTGGAATTTTGCAAAGAATTTTTACCAAAACATAATCGTGAAGGGAAGGTTTATCAAGATCCACGTTTAAAACTGGTGATTGATGATGGTGCGCATTTTGTCGAACACACTAAAGAAAAATTCGACATTATTATTTCTGATTGCACCGATCCCATTGGTCCAGGTGAAAATTTATTTAAATCCGAATTTTATCAAAGCTGCGCTAACTGTTTAAATCCGGGTGGGATCCTAGTTGCACAGAATGGCGTGTGTTTTTTGCAGCAACAGGAAGTCATAGAGAGTAATAAGAAGCTTAAAAAACATTTCAGGGATGTCAGTTTTTATCAGGCGGCTATTCCAAGCTACTATGGTGGTATTATGACCTTTGCTTGGGCGACGAACAATCCGGATTTACGTCAGTTAGATCTCACTGTCTTAAAAGATCGCTTTAAAGAAGCTCAATTCAGCTGTCGTTACTACAATCCCACCATTCATCTTAATAGTTTTGCTTTACCACAATATTTGCTCGAGGCGTTAGTGCTTTAA
- the istB gene encoding IS21-like element helper ATPase IstB: MMEMENLLIRLKMDYLGDALESLCEEATKKALNYREFLQQALAQEWNGRHQKGLESRLKQARLPWIKTLEQFDFTFQPSIDRKIIRELAGLRFVEHHENVILLGPPGVGKTHLAIALAVKAATAGHRVLFMPLDRLCCTLMKAKQENRLERQLQQLCYARVLILDEIGYLPMNREEASLFFRLLSRRYEKASIILTSNKSFTDWGDVFGDHILATAILDRLLHHSTTLNIKGESYRLKNKRKAGMLPIKTTDIIQAPGIETQQEN, from the coding sequence CTGATGGAAATGGAAAACTTGTTGATACGGTTAAAAATGGATTACCTGGGCGATGCGTTGGAGAGTTTATGTGAAGAAGCCACCAAGAAAGCACTGAACTACCGTGAATTTCTCCAGCAGGCATTAGCCCAGGAATGGAACGGGCGTCACCAAAAAGGCTTGGAATCGCGGTTAAAACAAGCACGTTTGCCGTGGATAAAAACCTTGGAGCAATTTGACTTTACTTTCCAACCAAGTATAGACAGGAAAATTATCCGCGAGCTGGCGGGGCTGAGGTTTGTCGAACATCATGAAAACGTCATTTTGTTAGGCCCACCTGGGGTAGGGAAAACGCATTTGGCGATAGCGCTGGCTGTCAAGGCAGCTACAGCTGGGCATCGGGTATTGTTTATGCCTCTGGATAGACTCTGCTGTACCTTAATGAAGGCAAAGCAAGAAAACCGTCTGGAACGCCAACTTCAGCAACTGTGCTATGCCAGGGTATTAATACTGGATGAAATCGGGTATTTACCGATGAATCGCGAAGAAGCTAGCCTATTTTTCAGGTTATTGAGCCGTCGTTATGAAAAGGCGAGCATCATTCTCACATCAAATAAAAGTTTTACTGATTGGGGGGACGTATTCGGTGATCACATTTTAGCAACTGCGATTTTAGACAGGCTTTTACATCATTCAACCACATTGAATATTAAAGGAGAAAGCTACCGACTCAAAAATAAACGCAAAGCAGGCATGTTGCCTATAAAAACGACTGATATTATCCAGGCGCCTGGAATAGAAACCCAACAGGAAAATTAG
- the istA gene encoding IS21 family transposase: protein MLRREDHYMIKQRHQQGAFIVDIAHQIGCSEKTVRRHISYPAPPTAKCGKKQVAKLEPFKDYIDSRLSEQVWNAAVIFEEIREKGYRGGSAMLRRYIHPKRPLRASKNTVRFETLPGYQLQHDWGEIIVEVAGSACTVNFAVNTLGFSRRFHVFAAPKQDAEHTYESLVRSFNYFGGSVKNVLVDNQKAAVIKHGQNGHIEFNAGFLQLANHYGFSPRACKPYRPQTKGKTERMVGYVKHNFFTRYRQFESFAHVNQLLAMWLAKVADQRHLRQFKQTPENRFAEEKIALMPLPATDFDTSYFDLRQVAWDSYIDVRGNRYSVPSFWCGRAVNIRIGLDNTLRIYGDEQLLATHLLQEVTQGWQKVPEHHQALWQQVNRVASRSLSVYEELL from the coding sequence ATGCTAAGAAGAGAGGACCACTACATGATAAAACAACGCCATCAACAGGGGGCATTTATTGTTGATATTGCCCATCAGATAGGGTGTTCAGAAAAGACGGTGAGACGGCACATTAGCTATCCTGCGCCGCCAACAGCAAAATGCGGTAAAAAACAGGTTGCTAAACTCGAGCCCTTTAAAGACTACATCGATTCAAGGTTGAGTGAACAGGTTTGGAATGCGGCGGTTATTTTTGAGGAAATCCGTGAAAAAGGCTACCGCGGCGGGAGTGCGATGCTCCGACGTTATATTCATCCGAAGCGTCCACTCAGGGCCTCGAAAAACACGGTACGCTTTGAAACCCTCCCCGGTTATCAACTTCAACACGATTGGGGAGAAATCATCGTTGAGGTGGCAGGCTCTGCCTGTACGGTTAATTTTGCCGTTAATACGCTCGGTTTTTCGCGTCGCTTTCATGTCTTTGCTGCCCCTAAGCAAGATGCTGAGCACACGTATGAATCGCTGGTTCGCAGCTTCAATTACTTCGGTGGCAGCGTAAAAAATGTCTTGGTAGATAACCAAAAAGCCGCTGTTATCAAACATGGACAAAATGGCCACATCGAGTTCAATGCAGGCTTCCTGCAACTGGCTAATCACTATGGGTTTAGTCCTCGCGCCTGTAAGCCCTATCGACCGCAAACGAAAGGCAAAACCGAACGGATGGTGGGCTATGTTAAACACAATTTTTTCACTCGCTACCGTCAGTTTGAGAGTTTCGCTCATGTTAATCAACTGCTAGCGATGTGGCTGGCGAAAGTGGCAGACCAGCGTCATCTTCGTCAATTCAAGCAGACACCGGAAAATCGTTTTGCTGAGGAAAAAATAGCTTTGATGCCACTCCCTGCGACTGATTTCGATACCAGCTACTTCGACCTACGACAAGTGGCATGGGACAGCTATATCGATGTCAGAGGTAATCGCTATAGCGTGCCTTCATTCTGGTGTGGTCGTGCGGTTAATATTCGTATCGGTTTAGATAATACGCTACGTATTTACGGCGATGAGCAACTGCTCGCGACGCATCTCTTGCAGGAGGTAACGCAGGGCTGGCAAAAGGTGCCAGAACATCATCAAGCCCTTTGGCAACAGGTCAATCGAGTAGCGTCTCGTTCGCTCAGTGTGTATGAGGAGCTACTCTGA
- a CDS encoding putative mucin/carbohydrate-binding domain-containing protein, with protein sequence MRPTFLPLIAGEQARAKMWARIKEEVTLGDYWKKSLLRAGDTDIALVSIDKIHSMLCVDVHGGATGAHDYFKDKTYAEIRIRNHAGKVIFEKKIKSTGRVSPREEIPFTEGYQLEIYHAEAETSLLFASDIQGASMPNAKTNRFVMTKTGLKRLIPAHQMTLLDRNNYAFASLSVDAVARQLEIDISKPLADEHAQDSVYASIKVINKKGRVFFKKEIKGSDTGMLRTRVLFSEGDKLEIYHAQAEERLKIFSSGVKVDVAVAAKTTTFIITSRGLEKILFSLQPTQGDTADKMAQAMSGFTPLSLDAVSCQQDNRLTPSEFFSALVSAGSYALRL encoded by the coding sequence GTGAGGCCAACTTTTTTACCACTGATCGCAGGGGAACAGGCCAGGGCAAAGATGTGGGCAAGGATAAAGGAAGAGGTAACGCTAGGAGACTATTGGAAAAAGTCACTTTTACGTGCGGGGGATACCGATATTGCTCTCGTTTCTATTGACAAAATACACAGCATGCTATGTGTTGATGTGCACGGTGGAGCAACAGGAGCCCATGATTATTTCAAGGATAAAACCTATGCTGAGATCAGGATAAGAAATCATGCAGGCAAGGTTATTTTTGAAAAAAAAATAAAAAGCACAGGTAGGGTGTCTCCACGTGAAGAGATCCCATTTACTGAGGGCTATCAACTGGAAATTTATCATGCTGAGGCAGAAACCAGTTTACTGTTCGCCTCAGATATCCAGGGTGCATCGATGCCCAATGCCAAAACAAACCGTTTCGTCATGACAAAAACTGGGCTGAAAAGGCTAATACCGGCTCATCAAATGACCCTGCTGGACAGGAATAATTATGCATTTGCTTCCCTTTCTGTCGATGCCGTTGCCAGGCAGCTGGAGATTGATATCAGTAAACCCCTGGCTGATGAGCATGCTCAGGACTCCGTTTACGCAAGCATTAAAGTAATCAATAAAAAAGGCCGGGTATTTTTTAAAAAAGAGATCAAAGGCAGTGATACCGGAATGTTACGTACCCGGGTTTTGTTTTCTGAAGGCGATAAACTGGAGATATATCATGCGCAGGCAGAAGAACGTTTAAAAATTTTCTCTTCTGGTGTCAAGGTTGATGTTGCCGTAGCTGCAAAAACCACGACCTTTATCATAACATCGAGAGGTCTGGAAAAAATTCTGTTTTCACTTCAGCCAACACAGGGCGATACAGCAGACAAGATGGCTCAGGCAATGTCTGGTTTTACCCCTCTCTCTTTAGACGCCGTTTCCTGTCAGCAAGATAACAGGCTAACACCATCCGAATTTTTCAGTGCTTTGGTCAGCGCAGGGTCATATGCCCTTCGTCTTTGA
- the ampC gene encoding class C beta-lactamase: MFKVKFMSALLCLFISTTTGSSYATSNSAQSRIQSSVDEVIKPLIQKYSIPGIAIGITVEGKNYFYNYGVASKETKQAVTNTTNFEIGSLSKTLTATLASYAQINGQLSLSDSVSKYLPVLRGSNFDNISLLNLGTHTAGDFPLQIPDNVTNYDELMTYYKNWKPTYAADTHRNYSNPGIGLLGIVTAKRMNMSFEDAMEKILFPKLGMKNSYINVPEEQMNNYAQGYNKTDEPVRVSPAVLASEAYGVKTNTTDLIRFIDVNMKLIKLDEKLQRAVMDTHTGYFTSREITQDLIWEQYPNTALLQPLLAGNSYDMIYKGVTVTKIVPPLPPQENVWLNKTGSTNGFGAYALYNPANKVGIVILANKNYPIDERVTAAYTILTQLKRSDGIEKIM; encoded by the coding sequence ATGTTTAAAGTGAAATTCATGTCAGCTTTATTGTGCTTATTTATCAGCACAACTACAGGTAGTAGTTATGCCACCAGTAACTCGGCTCAGTCTAGAATTCAAAGCAGTGTGGACGAGGTTATAAAACCATTGATACAAAAATACAGTATCCCAGGTATTGCAATTGGCATCACCGTAGAGGGTAAAAATTACTTTTACAATTATGGCGTGGCGTCAAAGGAAACCAAGCAAGCTGTTACTAATACGACCAATTTCGAGATTGGGTCGCTGAGTAAAACATTGACTGCAACTTTGGCGTCTTATGCTCAGATAAATGGTCAGCTTTCATTGTCGGACAGTGTCAGTAAATATTTACCTGTTTTACGTGGTAGTAACTTTGACAACATTAGTTTACTCAACTTGGGTACACATACTGCGGGCGATTTCCCTTTGCAAATACCGGATAATGTCACCAATTATGATGAGTTAATGACGTATTACAAAAATTGGAAGCCAACTTACGCCGCTGATACGCACAGAAATTACTCCAATCCGGGCATTGGCTTGCTTGGTATCGTGACAGCTAAGCGCATGAATATGTCTTTTGAAGATGCAATGGAAAAGATATTGTTTCCTAAACTGGGAATGAAGAACAGTTACATCAATGTACCAGAAGAGCAGATGAATAATTACGCTCAAGGTTATAACAAAACAGATGAGCCGGTCCGAGTCAGCCCTGCTGTTTTAGCATCTGAAGCCTATGGCGTGAAAACCAATACGACTGATTTAATTCGTTTTATTGATGTCAACATGAAACTCATTAAACTTGACGAAAAATTGCAGCGTGCAGTAATGGATACGCACACTGGATACTTTACGTCGAGAGAAATAACGCAAGATTTAATCTGGGAACAATATCCCAACACGGCGCTGTTGCAACCGCTGTTGGCAGGTAATTCATATGACATGATTTATAAAGGTGTTACTGTCACTAAGATTGTCCCTCCGTTGCCGCCACAGGAAAATGTATGGCTTAACAAAACTGGATCAACGAACGGTTTTGGTGCCTATGCACTCTATAATCCAGCAAATAAAGTCGGTATTGTGATACTGGCGAATAAAAATTATCCCATTGATGAGAGAGTGACTGCGGCATATACCATACTGACTCAATTAAAAAGGTCAGATGGCATTGAAAAAATAATGTGA
- the rfaF gene encoding ADP-heptose--LPS heptosyltransferase RfaF produces MKILVIGPSWVGDMVMSQSLYRTLKAKHVTASIDVMAPQWCLPLLNRMPEVNQALLMPLGHGRLALGQRRRLGIALREKNYDRAYVLPNSFKSALIPFFAAIPQRIGWRGEIRYGLLNDIRILNTLAFPMMVQRYVALAYDKQAISSSADLSPLLRPQLHVSNAEQIAISHTFALNPHRSIIGLCPGAEFGPAKRWPHYHYAALAQQLINDGYQIILLGSPKDHQVAQEICLALDENNRDYCFNLAGQTSLEQVVILIAACHAIVSNDSGLMHIAAALDKPLIALYGPSNPEFTPPLSDKAVVIRLIKGYQRIRRGDADQGYHQSLIDIKPEQVVTALYQQLFANSYSKEK; encoded by the coding sequence ATGAAAATATTGGTGATTGGTCCTTCATGGGTGGGCGACATGGTAATGTCGCAAAGTCTTTATCGTACTTTAAAAGCCAAACACGTGACAGCAAGCATTGATGTAATGGCGCCCCAATGGTGCCTTCCATTACTCAACCGAATGCCTGAAGTTAATCAAGCATTACTTATGCCTTTAGGCCATGGCCGTTTGGCTCTCGGTCAGCGTCGGCGTTTAGGGATTGCTTTGCGTGAAAAAAATTATGATCGTGCTTATGTATTGCCTAATTCGTTTAAATCAGCGCTGATACCTTTTTTTGCTGCTATTCCTCAGCGTATCGGCTGGCGAGGGGAAATACGTTACGGTTTACTTAACGATATAAGGATTTTAAATACATTAGCTTTTCCGATGATGGTGCAACGCTATGTCGCACTGGCTTATGATAAACAGGCTATTTCTTCTTCCGCAGATCTTTCACCATTACTCAGGCCACAATTGCATGTCAGCAATGCTGAGCAAATCGCAATCAGTCATACCTTCGCGTTAAACCCTCATCGGTCGATCATCGGTTTATGCCCCGGTGCCGAGTTTGGCCCTGCCAAACGTTGGCCGCATTACCATTATGCCGCCCTTGCCCAACAGCTCATTAATGATGGTTATCAAATCATTTTATTAGGCTCGCCAAAAGATCACCAAGTCGCTCAGGAGATTTGCTTGGCATTGGATGAAAATAATCGTGATTACTGCTTCAACTTGGCAGGTCAGACCTCTCTTGAACAAGTGGTAATACTGATCGCAGCTTGTCATGCTATCGTCAGTAATGATTCAGGGTTAATGCATATTGCAGCGGCTCTAGATAAGCCATTGATTGCATTGTATGGCCCAAGCAATCCAGAATTCACTCCGCCATTGTCTGACAAAGCCGTGGTGATCCGATTGATTAAGGGCTACCAGAGAATACGTAGAGGTGATGCCGATCAGGGCTACCATCAGAGTTTGATTGACATCAAACCCGAACAGGTGGTGACGGCACTTTATCAACAGCTATTCGCAAATAGTTACAGTAAGGAAAAATAA
- the rfaD gene encoding ADP-glyceromanno-heptose 6-epimerase encodes MIIVTGGAGFIGSNIVRALVNLEKKDILVVDDLTEGAKFVNLLGLDIGDYMDKDDFIASIIAGDDIGDIEAVFHQGACSSTTEWNGKFMLENNYQYSKDVLHFCLDREIPFLYASSAAIYGSCDKNFIEAPEYERPLNVYGYSKLLFDQYVRKMIPDADSQICGLRYFNVYGPGENHKGNMASVAFHLNNQINAGTNPKLFSNSQNFKRDFIHVDDVVAVNLWAWNNNISGIYNCGTGQAASFQTLANAVVEYHCNNKGKNPTVEYIDFPETLKNHYQKFTQADLSKLRADGYDKTFKNVEQGVKEYMGWLNRPLWKP; translated from the coding sequence ATGATTATCGTCACTGGCGGAGCCGGTTTTATTGGTAGCAATATCGTAAGAGCGTTAGTTAATTTAGAAAAAAAAGATATTTTAGTGGTAGATGATCTAACCGAGGGCGCCAAATTTGTTAATTTGCTCGGTCTAGATATCGGTGATTATATGGATAAGGACGACTTTATAGCCAGTATTATTGCCGGTGATGATATTGGTGATATTGAAGCCGTTTTCCATCAAGGTGCTTGTTCTTCAACCACCGAATGGAACGGAAAATTCATGTTGGAGAATAATTATCAATATTCTAAAGATGTTCTGCATTTTTGTTTAGATCGTGAGATCCCTTTTTTATACGCTTCTTCTGCCGCCATTTACGGTAGTTGTGATAAGAATTTTATTGAAGCGCCTGAATATGAAAGACCGCTTAATGTATACGGTTATTCAAAGCTCCTCTTTGATCAATATGTTCGTAAAATGATCCCGGATGCGGATTCGCAAATTTGTGGTCTGCGTTATTTTAATGTTTATGGCCCCGGTGAAAACCATAAAGGCAATATGGCCAGTGTGGCTTTTCATTTAAATAACCAAATCAATGCGGGCACTAATCCTAAGTTATTTTCCAATAGCCAAAATTTTAAACGCGATTTTATCCATGTGGATGATGTGGTTGCCGTTAATTTATGGGCTTGGAATAATAATATCTCTGGTATTTATAATTGCGGAACAGGCCAGGCGGCATCATTTCAAACGTTAGCAAATGCCGTAGTGGAATATCACTGTAATAATAAGGGAAAAAATCCAACAGTAGAATATATCGATTTCCCCGAAACATTAAAAAATCATTATCAAAAATTTACTCAAGCTGATCTAAGCAAACTGCGAGCGGATGGTTATGATAAAACATTTAAGAATGTCGAGCAGGGAGTGAAAGAATATATGGGTTGGTTAAATAGACCTCTTTGGAAACCGTAG
- the uspA gene encoding universal stress protein UspA, translating into MAYKHILVAVDLSPESNILVEKAVSMARPYNAKVSLIHVDVNYSAPYTGLIDVNLGDMQKRIPEETDQALTELSENTDYHINEILSDTGDLAPVLIDAIKNHQVDLVLFGHHQDFWSKLISSARELINTLHVDMLIVPLRDDKKIEKD; encoded by the coding sequence ATGGCTTACAAGCATATCCTAGTCGCAGTAGATCTTTCTCCTGAAAGTAACATACTGGTGGAAAAAGCGGTTTCTATGGCGAGACCCTATAATGCAAAAGTTTCCCTCATCCATGTAGATGTTAACTATTCAGCGCCCTACACTGGCTTAATTGACGTTAATCTTGGCGATATGCAAAAACGTATTCCTGAAGAAACTGATCAGGCGCTCACAGAATTATCAGAAAATACGGATTATCATATTAATGAAATATTAAGCGATACGGGGGATTTAGCGCCTGTTTTGATTGATGCGATTAAAAACCATCAGGTAGATTTAGTACTCTTTGGCCATCATCAGGATTTTTGGAGCAAACTGATATCTTCGGCTCGTGAGCTAATCAATACGTTGCATGTCGATATGTTAATCGTACCGCTCCGTGATGATAAAAAAATTGAAAAAGATTAA
- the pitA gene encoding inorganic phosphate transporter PitA, with product MLHLFAGLDFHTGLMLVLALFFVLFYEAINGFHDTANAVATVIYTRAMRSQTAVVTAGIFNFLGVMLGGLSVAYAIVHLLPTDLIFNVGSAHGLAMVFSMLLAAIIWNLGTWYFGIPASSSHTLIGSIIGIGLTNALITSTSLVDALNIPKMIQIFLSLILSPLVGLVIAGLMVFLLRRYWQGTKKRQRIHLTPAEREKKDGKRKPPFWTRILLILSAIGVSFSHGANDGQKGIGLIMLVLIGIAPAGFIIDMSASSYDIARTRNAITNIQQYYKQHNDMLLAANSSRPTSMPEYDATGDATQQFHCHPSVATSVIDQAAALLNNLQSYYDLNTDQRSHMRRLLACAAEITTTVAKLPETSAEDRHFLYNLRKDLLETVEYAPTWIIVAVALALSLGTMIGWKRVAVTIGEKIGKKGMTYAQGMSAQMTAAVSIGVASYTGMPVSTTQVLSSAVAGTMLVDGGGLQNKTVKNITLAWILTLPICIVLSGTLYWIALRFI from the coding sequence ATGCTGCATCTTTTTGCTGGCCTTGATTTCCATACTGGCCTAATGTTGGTTCTTGCTCTTTTTTTTGTGTTGTTTTATGAAGCGATTAATGGCTTTCATGATACCGCTAACGCTGTTGCGACTGTGATCTATACTCGTGCTATGCGCTCGCAAACGGCGGTTGTTACTGCTGGAATATTTAATTTTCTTGGCGTTATGTTGGGCGGTTTGAGCGTAGCCTACGCTATTGTTCATTTGCTCCCTACAGATCTGATCTTCAATGTGGGCTCTGCCCACGGGCTAGCGATGGTCTTTTCTATGCTACTGGCGGCAATTATTTGGAATCTCGGTACCTGGTATTTTGGCATTCCGGCTTCCAGCTCACATACTCTCATTGGCTCTATCATCGGCATAGGATTAACGAATGCTCTTATAACCAGCACCTCGCTGGTTGACGCATTAAACATTCCTAAAATGATACAGATATTTCTGTCCTTGATTTTATCTCCCCTGGTGGGATTGGTTATTGCAGGTTTGATGGTATTTTTGTTACGCCGCTATTGGCAAGGAACGAAAAAGCGTCAACGTATCCACCTAACCCCCGCGGAACGAGAAAAAAAAGACGGTAAACGTAAGCCTCCATTTTGGACACGTATCCTGTTGATTTTGTCTGCCATCGGTGTCAGTTTTTCTCATGGTGCCAATGATGGTCAAAAAGGGATTGGCCTGATTATGCTGGTATTAATTGGAATTGCTCCCGCGGGTTTTATCATAGACATGAGTGCTAGCAGTTATGATATCGCTCGGACTCGTAATGCTATAACAAATATACAGCAGTATTATAAGCAACATAATGATATGCTACTTGCCGCTAATAGCAGCCGTCCTACCTCTATGCCTGAATACGATGCTACAGGGGATGCCACACAGCAATTTCATTGCCACCCTTCCGTTGCTACCTCAGTAATTGATCAAGCCGCCGCTTTACTCAATAACTTACAAAGCTACTATGACCTGAACACAGATCAACGTAGTCATATGCGTCGTTTGCTGGCATGTGCAGCAGAAATCACCACTACTGTTGCCAAACTACCGGAGACCAGCGCTGAGGATCGGCATTTTTTATATAATCTCCGTAAAGATCTGCTAGAGACAGTAGAGTATGCACCCACCTGGATTATCGTGGCTGTCGCCTTGGCGCTTTCTTTGGGAACCATGATTGGCTGGAAAAGGGTGGCCGTTACTATCGGCGAAAAAATTGGTAAAAAAGGCATGACTTACGCTCAAGGGATGTCTGCACAAATGACCGCTGCTGTTTCTATTGGGGTTGCCAGTTATACCGGTATGCCTGTTTCTACCACTCAGGTTCTTTCTTCTGCTGTTGCCGGTACGATGTTAGTTGATGGCGGAGGCTTACAGAATAAAACAGTGAAAAACATTACGCTGGCTTGGATCTTGACGCTACCGATCTGCATTGTGCTTTCCGGCACCTTGTATTGGATAGCATTGCGCTTTATTTAA